A stretch of Mucilaginibacter terrae DNA encodes these proteins:
- a CDS encoding outer membrane protein assembly factor BamD, translated as MFKKQRAIIAGLFVAIILVTGSCKSSYEKLKESNDRAKQYQQAIKFYNKKDYSRALELFELLTPKYRGHGEAEELFFYYAYANYYLKDYTSARYHFKNFADMYPASNRSEECRYMSAYCYYLDSPNPTLDQENTTKAIETLQLFINLYPKSERSVEAGKLIQNLRDKLETKAYLASKLYFDMGDYLSAVMSFNNALRDYPDTKYGEEMEYLIVNAQYMYAKNSAEYRQEDRFTQTITFADQFNEKFPESKYKGDVADFRKNSERGIENAKRVLAALAAEGKLAKKIAKDSTRSTGQQQSITDKQNQKSPQ; from the coding sequence ATGTTTAAAAAGCAACGTGCTATAATTGCAGGTTTATTTGTTGCCATAATACTTGTAACCGGTAGCTGCAAAAGCAGTTACGAGAAGTTAAAAGAGAGTAACGACCGGGCTAAGCAATATCAGCAAGCCATAAAATTTTATAATAAAAAAGACTACTCAAGAGCATTGGAGCTGTTTGAGCTTTTAACGCCTAAATACCGCGGCCACGGTGAGGCCGAAGAGTTGTTCTTTTACTATGCATATGCTAACTACTATTTAAAGGATTATACCTCGGCACGTTACCATTTTAAAAACTTTGCCGATATGTACCCGGCCAGTAACCGCTCTGAGGAGTGCCGTTATATGTCGGCCTATTGCTACTACCTTGATTCGCCAAACCCAACACTCGATCAGGAGAATACAACTAAAGCAATTGAAACCCTTCAGTTGTTTATTAACTTGTACCCTAAGAGCGAACGTAGTGTGGAGGCTGGTAAACTTATACAAAACCTACGCGATAAGCTTGAAACCAAAGCTTACTTAGCATCGAAATTGTACTTTGACATGGGCGATTATTTATCGGCAGTAATGTCGTTCAACAATGCCCTGCGCGATTACCCCGACACTAAATACGGTGAAGAAATGGAATACCTGATCGTAAATGCACAATACATGTATGCTAAAAACAGTGCCGAGTACCGCCAGGAAGATCGTTTTACCCAAACTATTACCTTTGCCGATCAGTTTAACGAGAAGTTTCCGGAGAGTAAGTACAAAGGTGATGTTGCTGATTTCCGTAAAAATAGCGAGCGTGGAATTGAAAATGCCAAACGCGTACTGGCCGCATTAGCAGCCGAAGGCAAACTGGCCAAAAAGATAGCTAAAGACAGTACCCGTTCAACAGGGCAGCAACAGTCCATAACTGACAAACAAAATCAAAAAAGTCCGCAATAA
- a CDS encoding DNA-directed RNA polymerase subunit omega, producing MSKDLNNKPAVASSTVTRDLRDLDRTTNNLYESIVIMSKRANQISNNIKEELHQKLSEFASSNDNLEEVFENREQIEISKHYERLPKPTLVAVQEFLEDKVYFRNPNKE from the coding sequence ATGAGCAAAGATCTTAATAATAAACCAGCTGTTGCAAGCAGCACCGTGACCCGCGATTTGCGTGATTTAGACAGAACCACCAACAACTTGTATGAGTCGATCGTGATTATGTCGAAACGTGCTAACCAAATCTCTAACAACATTAAAGAGGAGTTACACCAAAAACTTTCGGAGTTTGCATCATCAAATGATAATCTGGAAGAAGTATTTGAAAACCGCGAGCAAATCGAAATTTCTAAACACTACGAGCGTTTACCTAAGCCAACTTTGGTTGCCGTTCAGGAGTTTTTAGAAGATAAGGTTTACTTCCGTAACCCAAACAAAGAGTAA
- the coaBC gene encoding bifunctional phosphopantothenoylcysteine decarboxylase/phosphopantothenate--cysteine ligase CoaBC: MLEGKKIVLGVCGSIAAYKAATLVRLLVKAGAEVQVIMTADAASFITPLTLSTLSKKPVLVKYFEAETGVWNNHVELGLWADLFIIAPASANTLAKMANGQCDNLLTAAYLSAKCPVYFAPAMDLDMWRHPATLNNVQKLKSYGNILIQPGTGELASGLHGEGRMAEPEDILNFITADINKTLPLTGKSILVTAGPTYEAIDPVRFIGNHSSGKMGFAIADELAKQGAMITLVSGPSALISKQPGIKRVDVTSAAEMLEACTTYFENADACVMSAAVADYTPVTVADQKIKKKEDTFCIDLKKTTDILKVLGERKQANQLLIGFALETQNEEQNAIDKLHKKNLDLIILNSLNDNGAGFKFDTNKITMIDSSLQKTTFDTKSKTEVAADICDKIIALIK; the protein is encoded by the coding sequence ATGCTCGAAGGCAAAAAAATTGTTTTAGGCGTATGCGGAAGCATAGCGGCCTACAAAGCGGCCACACTGGTTAGGCTATTGGTTAAGGCCGGGGCCGAGGTTCAGGTTATAATGACGGCCGATGCTGCCAGCTTTATTACCCCGCTTACGCTTTCTACCCTGTCAAAAAAACCGGTACTGGTGAAATACTTCGAGGCTGAAACCGGTGTTTGGAACAACCATGTAGAACTGGGATTATGGGCCGATTTATTTATTATAGCTCCGGCCAGTGCCAATACTTTGGCTAAAATGGCTAACGGGCAGTGCGATAATTTGCTTACGGCCGCTTACCTATCGGCCAAATGCCCCGTGTATTTTGCGCCTGCTATGGATTTAGATATGTGGCGACACCCGGCTACGCTTAATAACGTTCAAAAACTAAAAAGCTACGGCAATATCCTAATTCAACCCGGTACTGGCGAACTGGCCAGTGGGCTGCATGGCGAAGGCCGTATGGCCGAACCGGAAGATATTCTGAATTTCATCACTGCGGATATAAATAAAACGCTACCCTTAACCGGGAAAAGCATACTGGTTACCGCCGGCCCCACTTATGAGGCTATTGACCCGGTGAGGTTTATAGGCAACCATTCATCAGGCAAAATGGGATTTGCCATTGCCGATGAATTGGCTAAACAAGGTGCTATGATCACATTAGTGAGTGGCCCATCGGCTTTAATAAGTAAGCAGCCGGGTATTAAGCGGGTTGATGTAACATCAGCTGCCGAAATGCTTGAAGCTTGCACCACCTATTTTGAAAATGCCGATGCCTGTGTAATGAGCGCCGCCGTGGCCGATTATACCCCGGTAACCGTAGCCGATCAAAAAATCAAGAAGAAGGAAGATACCTTTTGTATTGATTTAAAAAAGACCACCGACATATTAAAGGTATTAGGCGAACGCAAACAAGCCAACCAGTTACTCATAGGCTTTGCACTCGAAACACAAAACGAAGAGCAAAACGCCATCGATAAGCTGCATAAGAAAAACCTCGATCTCATTATTCTCAATTCGCTGAATGATAATGGTGCCGGTTTTAAATTCGATACCAACAAGATAACGATGATTGACAGCAGTTTGCAAAAAACCACCTTCGATACCAAAAGCAAAACCGAAGTAGCTGCTGATATATGTGATAAAATAATAGCTTTGATAAAATGA
- the porD gene encoding type IX secretion system protein PorD, whose product MKKLILYIAACLIGFTASAQDLNARVQVLSPKIATTNKRIFTTLQTAMRDFLNGRKWSADAIQPDEKIDCSFILTITAWDNGTSFSGELQVQSTRPVFNASYNSPVFSINDRDFDFTYTEGQTIDFNNQSFQSNLASVLAYYAYTVLAFDYDSFSKFGGTPYYANAQSVVINAQSSSYRGWKAFDNNTNRYWLSENTMSGTYIPLREFLYTYHRLGIDRMVENAATARQTIFTALPSLTQLDRVRVGATLPTLFFLAKRNELVSIFSKADPQMRTQAMNILLQADPANGNLYKSLQQ is encoded by the coding sequence ATGAAAAAGCTTATCCTGTACATTGCTGCCTGCCTGATAGGTTTTACCGCTTCGGCGCAAGACCTTAATGCACGTGTACAGGTGCTATCGCCTAAAATTGCCACTACCAACAAGCGTATATTTACCACGCTGCAAACCGCCATGCGCGATTTTCTGAATGGCCGCAAGTGGAGCGCTGATGCCATACAGCCTGATGAAAAAATTGATTGCAGCTTTATTTTAACCATTACCGCCTGGGACAACGGCACCAGCTTTAGCGGCGAGTTGCAGGTACAATCAACCCGTCCGGTATTTAATGCCTCGTATAATTCGCCGGTATTTAGCATTAACGACCGCGATTTTGATTTTACGTATACCGAAGGGCAAACCATTGACTTTAATAACCAGAGCTTTCAAAGCAACCTGGCATCGGTATTGGCCTATTACGCGTATACCGTATTGGCGTTTGATTACGATAGTTTTTCGAAATTTGGCGGAACACCGTATTATGCCAACGCACAATCGGTAGTTATAAATGCACAAAGCTCGTCATACCGTGGCTGGAAAGCGTTTGATAATAACACTAACCGCTACTGGCTATCCGAAAACACCATGAGCGGAACCTACATTCCGCTGCGTGAGTTTTTATATACTTATCATAGATTAGGCATTGACCGCATGGTTGAAAATGCCGCCACTGCACGCCAAACTATTTTTACCGCCCTTCCGTCGCTTACTCAATTAGACCGTGTGCGTGTTGGTGCTACCCTCCCAACCCTATTCTTTTTGGCTAAACGCAATGAGCTGGTTTCCATTTTTTCGAAGGCCGACCCGCAAATGCGCACTCAAGCAATGAACATTTTATTACAGGCTGACCCGGCTAACGGGAACCTTTATAAGTCCCTGCAACAATAA
- a CDS encoding BlaI/MecI/CopY family transcriptional regulator, giving the protein MMNIKPTESELEILQVLWNKGNCTVRDVHEELTKTKDAGYTTTLKLMQIMHDKGLVTRDSSAKTHIYQAAFSEQQAQKTALDKIITTVFKGSAAELVMQALGNHKASKDEIDAIKDYLKKFE; this is encoded by the coding sequence ATGATGAATATTAAACCTACAGAGAGCGAACTGGAAATATTACAAGTGCTTTGGAACAAAGGCAACTGTACCGTTCGGGATGTGCATGAGGAATTAACCAAGACCAAAGACGCCGGCTATACTACCACGCTTAAACTGATGCAGATCATGCACGACAAAGGCTTGGTTACGCGTGATTCATCGGCCAAAACACATATTTACCAAGCCGCTTTTAGCGAACAGCAGGCACAAAAAACCGCGCTCGATAAAATTATCACCACGGTATTTAAAGGTTCGGCTGCCGAACTGGTTATGCAGGCACTGGGCAACCACAAGGCATCAAAAGATGAGATTGATGCGATCAAGGACTATCTGAAAAAATTTGAATAA
- a CDS encoding M56 family metallopeptidase — translation METVLYNLGQAVGAAIIHSLWQALLVYLVLRAMLAALPGISAGGKYNLSVAALMSISLWFLFTLVMQLYDQNWGNNDALQETYPLTLQAMSKSAVQVYQDYSLSLRPHLPYISLLYMCGLILQTTRLMWNRQQLNQLKQSFIQNDALSEQVSRLAKRLSLNKTVFIGLSKYVTVPCVAGYLKPILLLPASVYTCLSAAEIEAIIIHELAHVKRHDYLVNYMQQLLATVMFFNPFTHLINRIINTERENCCDDMVVSVTGQPLNYAYALLKLQETQTHQNTLALAATGKNYTLLNRIERIMKTQKPSGNIRHLVFSLALLAGSICSIAWLNPEFKDGKLVVRPVKAFNARQNVLTDTLPKHHKMPETLKVVKTSKPKLPKAAKPASTEDIGYAVSYSDDPKLDRLTREVDKQAAIIDKYYNSPKYLKLQQELEKVGEKLDMFQESPEIKGLQERFEKQSSSFDALNNDPQIEKINSQIDELSNNIDQYYNSTEYKKALDNYEKAEKELGNIANPNSNTYKARYKAFQKAADNFNKYQHSQYIKNQQDEIRILSGKMREFYNSAEYVKQRDAIKLMSDSIGKAFHNPKMKGYREQMNALQKQLQLLQSTPELKLAHLRLKQASQRVREYMNSAEFKKRNPTYMSNGYTHQLKKTKVEKLEIKEKPKEIIILEPTIN, via the coding sequence ATGGAAACAGTATTGTATAATTTAGGACAAGCGGTAGGCGCCGCCATTATTCATTCGTTATGGCAGGCCTTGTTGGTATACCTGGTATTACGGGCTATGCTTGCGGCCCTGCCGGGCATTAGTGCAGGCGGAAAATACAACTTATCGGTTGCTGCTTTAATGAGCATTAGCTTGTGGTTTTTGTTTACACTGGTTATGCAACTCTATGATCAAAACTGGGGCAACAACGATGCATTGCAGGAAACTTACCCGTTAACGTTACAGGCGATGAGCAAATCGGCCGTGCAGGTTTACCAGGATTACAGCTTAAGCCTGCGCCCCCACCTGCCCTACATCAGTTTATTATACATGTGCGGTTTAATACTGCAAACTACCCGATTAATGTGGAACAGGCAGCAGCTTAACCAACTCAAACAATCGTTTATACAAAATGATGCTTTAAGTGAGCAGGTAAGCCGTTTGGCAAAAAGACTTTCGTTAAACAAAACGGTGTTCATTGGTTTAAGCAAGTACGTTACCGTTCCATGTGTGGCCGGTTATTTAAAGCCCATCCTGCTTTTACCGGCATCGGTATATACCTGCCTTTCGGCTGCCGAAATTGAAGCCATTATTATACATGAACTGGCGCACGTAAAACGGCACGATTACCTGGTTAACTACATGCAACAATTATTGGCTACGGTAATGTTCTTTAACCCTTTTACGCATTTAATAAACCGCATTATTAATACCGAGCGCGAAAACTGCTGCGACGACATGGTAGTGAGCGTAACCGGCCAACCTTTAAACTATGCCTACGCCCTGCTCAAATTGCAAGAAACACAAACACATCAAAACACGCTGGCACTTGCAGCCACCGGTAAAAACTACACCCTCCTAAATCGAATAGAACGTATCATGAAAACACAAAAACCAAGCGGTAACATTCGCCACCTCGTTTTTTCGCTGGCACTGTTAGCCGGTAGTATTTGCAGCATTGCCTGGTTAAATCCTGAATTTAAAGATGGCAAATTAGTGGTTAGGCCGGTAAAGGCATTTAATGCCCGGCAAAACGTATTAACCGATACGCTGCCCAAACATCACAAAATGCCTGAAACTTTAAAGGTTGTTAAAACATCAAAACCAAAGTTGCCCAAGGCTGCAAAACCAGCATCAACAGAAGATATTGGTTATGCCGTAAGTTATTCTGACGATCCAAAACTGGATCGCTTAACCAGGGAAGTTGACAAGCAGGCTGCAATTATAGACAAGTATTATAACAGCCCCAAGTATCTCAAACTTCAGCAAGAGCTGGAAAAAGTGGGAGAAAAATTGGATATGTTTCAGGAATCGCCTGAAATAAAGGGGTTGCAGGAAAGATTTGAAAAACAAAGCTCATCTTTTGATGCACTTAATAACGATCCGCAAATAGAAAAAATAAACAGCCAGATAGATGAACTGAGCAACAACATAGACCAGTATTACAACAGTACCGAATATAAAAAAGCGTTGGATAATTATGAAAAAGCTGAAAAAGAATTGGGCAATATAGCAAACCCCAACAGCAATACTTATAAAGCGCGTTACAAGGCGTTTCAAAAAGCAGCAGATAACTTTAACAAATATCAGCATAGCCAGTATATCAAAAATCAGCAAGATGAAATTAGAATACTAAGCGGTAAAATGAGGGAATTTTACAATAGTGCCGAATATGTTAAGCAGCGCGACGCGATCAAACTAATGTCGGATAGTATAGGCAAAGCTTTTCATAACCCAAAAATGAAAGGTTACCGTGAGCAAATGAATGCTTTGCAAAAACAGCTGCAGCTGCTTCAATCCACACCAGAGTTAAAATTGGCCCATCTTCGCTTAAAGCAAGCATCTCAACGGGTGCGCGAGTATATGAACAGCGCAGAATTTAAAAAGCGCAACCCAACTTACATGAGTAATGGTTATACCCATCAGTTAAAAAAGACAAAAGTTGAAAAACTTGAGATCAAAGAAAAACCTAAAGAGATCATCATACTTGAACCTACAATTAATTAA
- the recN gene encoding DNA repair protein RecN, producing MLQQLTINNYALIDNLDISFDAGLNIITGETGAGKSIILGALSLILGQRAESKYFFNQQKKCVIEGTFKIGGFHLKAFFEDNDLDYEVETVLRREISSDGKSRAFVNDTPVNLATLKLLGEQLIDIHSQQATREINDPAFQLLVVDGVAKHQPLLLEYQSGFRAYKKANTRLQQLITDSNKAKADLDYYQFQFDELEKAALLADEQEELEKELFTLNNAEEIKRNLTGALYLLQDGESAVTLQLKEANQQLASLEKFNPDIAELHERLNSTLIELKDIAAEIEILEQRTQTNEARADEVNTRLSLIYNLQKKHRVTSNAELLAIQEDLSGKIQQALFGDEEIDALQEQIKLQKADLERLAEQLSANRINALPDIEKQVMDTLAEMGMGNAQIKIEHTHNADKELTKNGTDQIRFLFTANKGHNLAEMSKVASGGELSRLMLSIKSIIAKYTSLPTIIFDEIDTGVSGEVANKVGIIMERLAKNLQVMTITHLPQIASKGQSHYFVYKDTETDTTFTQLRKLNNDERVLEIAKMLSGDKPGESALQNAKDLLKI from the coding sequence ATGCTTCAGCAGCTAACCATTAATAACTACGCATTAATTGATAACCTCGACATTAGTTTTGATGCCGGGCTAAACATTATAACCGGCGAAACCGGTGCCGGTAAATCCATTATACTGGGTGCATTATCGTTAATACTGGGTCAGCGGGCCGAGAGTAAGTACTTTTTTAATCAGCAAAAAAAGTGCGTTATAGAGGGTACCTTTAAAATAGGCGGGTTTCATTTAAAAGCATTTTTTGAAGACAATGACCTGGATTATGAAGTAGAAACGGTGTTAAGGCGAGAAATATCGTCGGATGGTAAATCACGTGCTTTTGTGAACGATACGCCGGTTAACCTGGCAACGCTTAAACTATTGGGCGAGCAGCTTATCGACATCCACTCGCAACAAGCCACTCGCGAAATTAACGATCCGGCATTTCAGCTATTGGTGGTTGACGGCGTGGCTAAACATCAGCCTTTGTTGTTGGAGTATCAATCCGGTTTTCGTGCTTACAAAAAAGCTAATACCCGGTTACAGCAGTTAATAACTGATAGCAATAAGGCCAAGGCCGACCTTGATTATTACCAGTTTCAGTTTGATGAACTGGAGAAAGCCGCATTGCTGGCTGATGAGCAGGAAGAACTGGAAAAAGAACTTTTTACCTTAAACAATGCCGAAGAAATTAAGCGCAACTTAACCGGCGCGTTGTATTTGTTGCAGGATGGTGAATCGGCCGTTACGTTACAACTAAAGGAGGCTAACCAGCAGCTGGCTTCGCTCGAAAAATTCAACCCCGATATTGCCGAGCTGCACGAGCGTTTGAACAGCACCCTTATTGAGTTGAAAGACATTGCTGCCGAAATTGAAATACTGGAGCAACGTACCCAAACCAATGAGGCCCGGGCCGACGAGGTAAACACCCGTTTGAGTTTGATTTATAACCTGCAAAAAAAACATCGCGTAACCAGCAATGCCGAACTACTGGCCATACAGGAAGATCTTTCGGGCAAAATACAGCAGGCATTGTTTGGCGATGAGGAAATAGACGCGTTACAAGAACAGATTAAACTGCAAAAGGCCGATTTGGAAAGACTTGCCGAACAGCTATCGGCTAACCGCATCAATGCCCTCCCAGATATTGAGAAGCAGGTAATGGATACCCTGGCCGAAATGGGCATGGGCAATGCTCAAATTAAAATTGAACATACCCACAACGCCGATAAAGAACTCACCAAAAACGGTACCGACCAAATCCGTTTCCTGTTCACCGCCAATAAGGGCCATAACCTGGCCGAGATGAGCAAGGTGGCATCGGGTGGTGAGCTTTCGAGGCTCATGCTGAGCATTAAGTCGATCATTGCCAAGTATACTTCCTTACCAACCATTATTTTTGACGAGATAGACACCGGCGTATCGGGCGAGGTGGCCAACAAAGTGGGTATTATTATGGAACGCCTGGCCAAAAACCTTCAGGTAATGACCATTACACACCTGCCGCAAATTGCCAGTAAAGGCCAAAGTCACTATTTTGTGTATAAGGATACCGAAACTGATACCACCTTTACCCAACTACGCAAACTAAACAATGACGAGCGTGTGCTCGAAATTGCTAAAATGCTGAGCGGTGACAAGCCGGGAGAAAGTGCGCTGCAAAATGCGAAGGATTTGTTGAAGATATAA
- a CDS encoding enoyl-ACP reductase FabI, whose product MAYNLLQGKKGIIFGALDEKSIAWKTAQRCKAEGAELVLSNAPIALRMGTINQLAEEVNAPVIPADVTVTADIENLFTQAQEHFGGKIDFVLHSIGMSINVRKGIHYTENNYEFSHKGMDISALSLHRILQVAMKQDAINEWGSVVALSYIAAQRVFPDYNDMADNKAMLESIARNFGYQYGVKKNVRINTISQSPTRTTAGSGVKGFDGFVDFAEKMSPLGNATADQCADYCVTLFSDLTKMVTMQNLFHDGGFSYTGVTQAIIDQMTK is encoded by the coding sequence ATGGCTTATAATTTATTACAAGGTAAAAAGGGTATCATTTTCGGTGCTCTTGATGAAAAATCAATTGCCTGGAAAACAGCCCAACGCTGCAAAGCCGAAGGTGCCGAACTGGTATTATCCAATGCCCCTATTGCCCTGCGTATGGGTACCATTAATCAACTGGCCGAAGAGGTGAATGCCCCTGTTATTCCGGCTGATGTTACCGTAACCGCCGATATTGAAAATTTATTTACCCAGGCCCAGGAACACTTTGGCGGTAAAATAGATTTCGTACTGCACTCTATTGGCATGAGCATTAACGTGCGCAAAGGCATACATTACACCGAAAACAATTATGAGTTTTCGCACAAAGGCATGGACATTTCGGCCTTGAGCTTGCACCGTATTTTACAGGTTGCCATGAAACAGGATGCCATTAACGAGTGGGGTTCGGTTGTTGCTTTATCATACATTGCCGCTCAACGTGTATTCCCTGATTATAATGACATGGCCGATAATAAGGCTATGTTAGAAAGCATTGCCCGTAACTTTGGTTACCAATACGGTGTTAAAAAGAATGTACGTATCAATACCATATCACAATCGCCAACCCGCACCACTGCAGGTTCGGGCGTTAAAGGCTTTGATGGCTTTGTTGATTTTGCCGAAAAGATGAGTCCGCTGGGTAACGCCACTGCCGACCAGTGTGCCGATTACTGCGTAACCCTGTTCTCCGATTTAACTAAAATGGTTACTATGCAAAATCTTTTCCATGATGGTGGATTCTCCTACACCGGCGTAACCCAAGCTATCATCGATCAAATGACTAAATAA
- a CDS encoding carboxypeptidase-like regulatory domain-containing protein has translation MLKYGFILLLFCPLLSWAQYTISGKIINLYDKKPIAKASVFLSNTTVGSASGEDGSYTLSNVKPGQYDMVVSVVGYETFHKTVLISNNLNIPYIELTPKTVELNAVLVKPDPNWQQNYRLFKEEFFGRSPEAEQCKILNPEVLNLDFDKSKNELTASSNGYLEIENKALGYNIKYNLVELKRNYRSGITFYMGNTLFTDMQGKSSQQKKWRKARLNAYLGSSEHYFRSIISNTLTEAGFKTFPLLRRPNPQRKPDSLIKAKLKQFRMASLLNGTHNFQRNDSLNYWAEQNRLPKTVDYLVTKPLRVDSLVKRTDVKGIFALSYNEILYIVYIKKSDDGSLQNKPMNAPNNPATLMTIKEPYTFFDLNGIIINPTSFLYEGAWGTDRVAKLLPVDYDPAEKEHKP, from the coding sequence ATGCTGAAGTATGGGTTTATATTATTACTGTTTTGTCCGCTACTGTCGTGGGCACAATATACCATATCAGGCAAAATCATCAATCTGTATGATAAAAAACCTATTGCCAAAGCCAGTGTATTTTTAAGTAATACCACCGTAGGCAGTGCAAGCGGCGAAGATGGCAGTTATACACTCAGTAATGTAAAACCAGGCCAATATGATATGGTGGTGTCGGTAGTGGGATATGAAACCTTTCATAAAACGGTACTAATCAGTAATAATCTCAACATTCCGTACATAGAGCTTACGCCCAAAACAGTTGAATTAAATGCCGTATTGGTTAAGCCCGATCCTAACTGGCAACAGAATTACAGATTATTTAAGGAGGAGTTTTTTGGCCGTTCGCCCGAAGCTGAACAATGTAAGATACTTAACCCTGAGGTCTTAAATTTGGATTTTGACAAAAGCAAGAATGAACTTACAGCCAGTTCTAACGGCTATCTTGAAATTGAAAACAAAGCTTTAGGCTATAATATCAAATACAACCTGGTAGAGCTTAAACGTAACTACCGCAGCGGTATAACATTTTATATGGGCAATACCTTGTTTACAGATATGCAAGGCAAATCATCGCAACAAAAAAAATGGCGCAAGGCTCGTTTAAACGCATATTTAGGCTCAAGCGAGCACTATTTCCGTTCTATTATCAGCAACACTTTAACCGAAGCTGGCTTTAAAACCTTCCCACTACTCCGAAGGCCAAATCCACAACGGAAACCTGATAGTTTAATTAAAGCCAAACTTAAACAGTTTAGAATGGCATCATTGCTAAATGGCACACACAATTTTCAACGTAATGACTCGCTCAACTACTGGGCCGAACAAAACCGCCTACCTAAAACGGTTGATTATTTGGTTACCAAACCGCTACGTGTAGATAGTTTGGTAAAACGCACTGATGTAAAAGGAATTTTTGCCCTTAGTTACAACGAAATTTTGTATATTGTTTACATTAAAAAAAGTGATGATGGGAGCTTACAAAACAAACCGATGAATGCGCCAAACAATCCGGCTACCCTCATGACTATTAAGGAACCCTATACCTTTTTTGATTTGAATGGAATTATTATTAATCCAACATCATTTTTATACGAAGGAGCTTGGGGAACCGACCGCGTAGCTAAATTACTCCCGGTTGATTACGACCCGGCCGAAAAAGAACACAAACCTTAA